Proteins encoded within one genomic window of Castellaniella sp.:
- the cas3f gene encoding type I-F CRISPR-associated helicase Cas3f: protein MNVLLVSQCSKRALTETRRILDQFAERRGDRTWQTAITQAGLATLRKLLRQTARKNTAVACHWIRGRDHSELLWIVGDTRQFNVEGAVPTNMTKRNILRRDDENDWHSLRMIRRMAALAALLHDLGKASQSFQDRLQAKSFREKNRYRHEWVSVRLFQAFVGSDDDAGWLQRLIDAGSDAADGRRFEKPWLDWKNGRLLRDGKDPEAQSSKPFASAGKGLPPLAQAVAWLVFTHHRLPAVPRTNSESESINLWHGRSPLSVNGQALNAVLGQIDADWNEPWPKQPVSAKDKKVVAYWTFNDGLPVRTAAWRKRAARIAKDLLQDLPTISDCLRDPFLMHVSRLALMLGDHHYSGLEAKEERVKGEDDFPLFANTNRATGKPLQRLDEHLLGVELHAGRIVHSLPSLTRDLPRLIGHRGLKKRSANPAFRWQDKAADLAAGVRQRAAEQGAFIVNMASTGCGKTLGNARIMNALADPVQGLRCAFAIGLRALTLQTGRSFQRDLGLEDEELAIQVGGAAHRAMFEYYAQLAEDSGSASRQALLDETTHIVYEGNDQHPILDHLGRDPAARRLLAAPLLVCTVDHLTPATEGLRGGRQIAPMLRLLTGDLVLDEPDDFDLSDLPALARLVHWAGLLGTRVLLSSATLPPALVQGLFTAYLEGRQAFQKHRGVRPSETPSVCCLWIDEFAQAHADCPDPEFFAEQHQVFADKRVRRLEDQVERRRAALLPLPDQFRTEDKGGRREAFASLVRDAALCLHAEHANVDPRSGKRISFGLVRMANIDPLIDVALALFRLGAPQGVHIHLCVYHARFPLFLRSRIEYRLDRTLDRRQEAAVFDLPEVRQAIDAQAAQNQLFMVLGSPVTEVGRDHDYDWAVVEPSSMRSLIQLAGRVWRHRRQKSPASPNLLVFNHNLKHFDRANQPAYCQPGFENTDFPLRPHDLTTLLAPWLDQNQSMPIDARLRVQARSEADRQIGSNLVDLEHARMEHQMLAPIRPHLLNATSFWMRNHAWLTGFLQQTQPFRADPQADVELMWQLDEDERPCLYRLEDGERKFEKLHVPIDTSQRYDIPDEAVRGDGVSHWGDSDLSQCMIEQAEAQGMPLDQFAQKFTRTRVPVNQAGWRWHPALGFAVVK, encoded by the coding sequence GTGAACGTGCTGCTGGTGTCTCAGTGCAGTAAACGGGCGTTGACGGAAACGCGCCGGATACTGGATCAATTCGCCGAGAGGCGAGGGGATAGGACATGGCAGACCGCCATTACGCAGGCGGGCTTGGCAACCTTAAGAAAACTGTTGCGCCAGACAGCGCGCAAGAATACGGCGGTGGCTTGTCATTGGATTCGTGGCAGGGATCATAGCGAATTGCTATGGATCGTCGGCGATACGCGGCAGTTCAATGTTGAAGGCGCTGTGCCGACGAATATGACCAAGCGCAATATTTTGCGGCGCGATGACGAAAATGACTGGCATAGCTTGCGGATGATCCGCCGTATGGCGGCCTTGGCGGCGTTGCTGCATGACTTGGGCAAGGCCAGTCAGTCGTTTCAGGATAGGTTGCAAGCAAAGTCGTTCAGGGAAAAGAACCGCTATCGCCATGAATGGGTCTCTGTGCGGCTGTTCCAGGCATTTGTCGGCTCGGATGATGATGCTGGGTGGTTGCAGCGTTTGATTGATGCGGGCAGCGATGCTGCGGATGGTCGTCGCTTCGAGAAGCCCTGGCTGGATTGGAAGAACGGTCGCCTGCTGCGTGATGGCAAGGACCCTGAAGCGCAGAGCAGCAAGCCTTTTGCCAGTGCCGGAAAAGGCTTGCCGCCCTTGGCGCAGGCGGTGGCCTGGCTGGTCTTTACCCACCACCGTTTGCCTGCGGTACCACGCACAAATTCCGAGTCCGAGTCGATCAATCTATGGCATGGCCGTTCCCCTCTGAGCGTGAATGGTCAGGCCTTGAATGCTGTACTGGGTCAGATTGATGCGGACTGGAACGAACCGTGGCCCAAGCAACCGGTATCAGCGAAAGATAAAAAAGTAGTTGCGTATTGGACTTTCAATGATGGGCTGCCGGTGCGGACCGCTGCATGGCGAAAGCGGGCGGCGCGTATCGCCAAGGATCTGTTGCAGGACTTACCAACAATCAGCGATTGTCTGCGGGACCCTTTTCTGATGCATGTATCGCGGCTGGCGCTGATGCTGGGGGATCATCACTATTCCGGCCTGGAGGCCAAGGAAGAAAGAGTCAAGGGGGAAGATGATTTTCCCCTGTTTGCCAATACCAATCGAGCGACGGGCAAGCCGTTGCAGCGACTTGACGAGCATTTATTGGGTGTCGAACTGCATGCCGGTCGTATTGTGCATTCACTGCCGTCCTTGACACGGGACCTGCCGCGTTTGATTGGCCATCGCGGATTGAAAAAACGCAGCGCAAATCCTGCTTTCCGGTGGCAGGACAAGGCCGCTGATCTGGCGGCGGGGGTTCGCCAAAGGGCCGCAGAGCAGGGGGCCTTTATCGTCAATATGGCTTCGACTGGCTGCGGCAAGACGCTGGGCAATGCCCGGATCATGAATGCGCTGGCAGATCCTGTGCAAGGCTTGCGTTGTGCATTTGCCATTGGCCTACGCGCGTTGACCTTGCAGACGGGCCGTAGTTTCCAGCGTGATTTGGGGCTGGAGGATGAGGAACTGGCGATTCAGGTGGGCGGGGCTGCGCATCGCGCGATGTTTGAATACTACGCGCAACTGGCTGAAGATAGCGGTTCGGCGTCCCGACAGGCGCTACTCGACGAAACCACGCACATTGTCTACGAGGGCAATGATCAGCATCCGATTCTGGATCATCTGGGTCGTGACCCCGCTGCTCGCCGTCTGTTGGCGGCCCCCCTGCTGGTGTGCACCGTCGACCATCTGACGCCAGCCACCGAGGGTCTGCGCGGTGGGCGCCAGATTGCGCCCATGCTGCGTTTGCTGACCGGAGACCTAGTGCTTGATGAGCCGGATGATTTTGATCTATCCGACCTGCCTGCGCTGGCCCGTCTGGTGCATTGGGCAGGCCTGCTGGGAACCAGAGTACTGCTGTCGTCAGCGACGCTGCCGCCTGCTTTGGTGCAGGGTTTGTTTACAGCTTACCTGGAGGGCAGGCAGGCATTTCAGAAACACCGCGGCGTGCGGCCATCGGAAACGCCGTCGGTTTGTTGCCTCTGGATCGATGAGTTTGCACAAGCCCATGCGGATTGTCCTGATCCTGAGTTCTTTGCAGAGCAGCATCAGGTCTTTGCTGACAAGCGCGTGCGCCGCTTGGAGGATCAGGTCGAGCGGCGACGTGCAGCATTATTACCGCTGCCCGATCAGTTCAGGACGGAGGATAAAGGGGGCCGTCGCGAGGCATTTGCCAGCCTTGTGCGAGACGCTGCATTGTGCTTGCACGCCGAGCATGCCAATGTTGACCCGCGCAGCGGCAAGCGAATCAGCTTCGGTCTGGTCCGCATGGCCAATATCGATCCGTTGATTGATGTGGCACTGGCCTTGTTTCGCCTGGGGGCGCCGCAGGGTGTTCATATTCATCTGTGTGTGTACCATGCGCGGTTCCCTTTATTCCTGCGTTCCCGCATTGAATATCGCTTGGATAGGACGCTGGATCGTCGGCAGGAAGCAGCCGTGTTTGATCTGCCTGAGGTCAGGCAGGCGATCGATGCGCAGGCTGCCCAGAATCAGCTTTTCATGGTTTTGGGGTCACCCGTGACAGAGGTTGGCCGGGATCATGACTACGACTGGGCTGTCGTCGAGCCGTCTTCGATGCGATCCCTGATTCAGTTGGCCGGGCGGGTATGGCGCCATCGGCGTCAAAAAAGTCCTGCATCGCCCAATCTGCTGGTTTTTAACCATAACTTGAAGCATTTTGATCGGGCCAATCAACCGGCCTATTGTCAGCCAGGTTTCGAGAACACCGACTTTCCCTTGCGGCCCCATGATTTGACCACCTTGCTGGCACCTTGGTTGGATCAAAACCAGAGCATGCCAATTGATGCACGATTAAGAGTTCAGGCGCGTTCTGAAGCAGATCGTCAGATCGGCAGCAATCTGGTCGACTTGGAGCATGCGCGGATGGAGCACCAGATGCTGGCGCCCATCCGCCCTCATTTGTTGAATGCCACCAGCTTTTGGATGCGGAATCATGCGTGGTTGACCGGGTTTTTGCAGCAGACACAGCCGTTCAGAGCGGACCCCCAGGCAGATGTAGAGTTGATGTGGCAGTTGGATGAGGATGAGCGCCCGTGCCTGTATCGCTTGGAAGACGGTGAGCGGAAATTCGAAAAACTACACGTGCCGATCGACACTAGCCAACGCTATGACATCCCCGATGAAGCCGTCAGGGGCGATGGCGTGAGCCATTGGGGGGACAGCGATCTGAGCCAATGCATGATCGAGCAAGCCGAAGCCCAGGGGATGCCGCTGGATCAATTTGCACAGAAATTTACCCGTACCCGCGTGCCAGTCAACCAAGCAGGCTGGCGTTGGCACCCGGCGCTGGGGTTTGCGGTAGTGAAGTGA
- the csy3 gene encoding type I-F CRISPR-associated protein Csy3 has translation MSLKTASVLAFERKLDPSDALFFAGQWDDQDNAARWVALAIREKSVRGTISNRLKTAEQDPAKLDAAIENPNLQTVDVAALPADMDTLKVDFTLRVLPGTGRPSACNSADYETKLSQVVDGYIAANGFDELARRYAHNLANGRFLWRNRIGAEQVQVIISLVEQGKAAQSWTFDALSLGLRNFDAGEAKADRDAVAALIAEGLAGQRHVLLQVTAFVRTGAGQEVFPSQELVMERGKGDKSKTLYAVDGVAAIHSQKLGNAIRTIDDWYIGADELGPIAAEPYGSVTTRGTAYRQPKVKPSLDFYNLFDDWVLKDKVPDLVQQHFVMAILIRGGVFGDAGK, from the coding sequence ATGTCCTTGAAAACTGCTTCTGTCCTTGCTTTTGAACGCAAGCTTGATCCGTCTGATGCCTTGTTTTTTGCTGGTCAATGGGATGATCAAGACAATGCTGCACGTTGGGTTGCGTTGGCAATCCGAGAGAAGTCCGTGCGCGGCACGATTTCCAATCGCCTAAAGACCGCAGAACAAGATCCCGCCAAATTGGATGCTGCCATCGAAAACCCCAACCTTCAGACGGTGGATGTTGCTGCTTTGCCGGCGGATATGGATACGCTGAAGGTGGATTTCACCTTGCGCGTGCTGCCAGGAACGGGTCGGCCTTCCGCATGTAATAGTGCTGACTATGAAACCAAACTAAGTCAGGTGGTGGATGGCTATATCGCGGCTAATGGCTTTGATGAGCTGGCGCGCCGATATGCCCATAATCTGGCGAATGGCCGTTTTTTGTGGCGGAATCGGATCGGTGCCGAGCAGGTTCAGGTGATCATCTCTTTGGTAGAACAGGGAAAGGCAGCACAAAGCTGGACGTTTGATGCGCTGTCATTGGGGCTGAGAAACTTTGATGCAGGAGAGGCAAAAGCGGATCGTGATGCCGTTGCTGCCCTCATTGCTGAAGGCTTGGCAGGCCAACGCCATGTCCTGCTGCAGGTGACCGCCTTTGTGCGGACTGGCGCCGGACAAGAAGTTTTTCCTTCCCAAGAGTTGGTGATGGAACGCGGCAAGGGCGACAAGAGCAAGACCCTTTATGCGGTCGATGGTGTGGCAGCAATCCATTCCCAGAAGCTGGGTAATGCAATTCGCACGATTGATGATTGGTATATCGGGGCTGATGAGTTGGGTCCGATTGCGGCCGAACCCTATGGTTCTGTTACTACACGGGGCACAGCCTATCGTCAGCCTAAGGTCAAGCCCAGCCTTGATTTCTATAATTTGTTTGATGACTGGGTTTTGAAGGACAAGGTGCCGGACTTGGTTCAGCAGCACTTCGTCATGGCGATCCTGATTCGAGGTGGTGTCTTTGGCGATGCGGGGAAGTGA
- the csy1 gene encoding type I-F CRISPR-associated protein Csy1 — translation MAQVINKDRGRRCREVIDVFLRERLQPKLEKLPEDDPKRDDLIAQYQPEAWLEDAARRVRQIQAVTHSLKAIHPDARGTNLYVDPADMPTRQEVGSHVLGVGFSSDVVGNAAALDVYKFLKLEVDGRTLLDWLLADDPAAMQALSSDESKAHEWQSAFISLTQARDDEVASHALAKQMYWLTGEDLADDAQYHLLAPLYPTSFVQAVHDTVQEDRFGEATKAARAARRAGQEHEGVLREYPALAVRKLGGTKPQNISQLTSERGGISYLLGSLPPVWNDNLPRQLWGVTSVFGPVLMRYGSTRISVRALLEFLKKDPPSNVQTRSRVDAYVGDLIDDLVSMAGECQRRLPAGWTADARCVLAREEQLWLDPGRAKENGDFRSEWLFMDWPAQIGHRFANWLNGRLHEHFPSVGDVEHRYWKKELLVDESGWAAALHELRGDLDAPRYIPTRRGKE, via the coding sequence ATGGCTCAAGTCATTAATAAAGATCGCGGGCGACGATGTCGAGAGGTGATTGATGTTTTTCTTCGGGAGCGCTTGCAACCCAAGCTGGAGAAACTTCCTGAAGATGACCCAAAGCGCGATGATCTGATTGCGCAATATCAGCCAGAAGCCTGGCTTGAAGACGCGGCCAGGCGGGTTCGGCAAATTCAGGCAGTGACGCATTCCCTGAAAGCCATCCATCCAGATGCGCGGGGAACCAATCTGTACGTTGACCCTGCAGACATGCCGACGCGGCAGGAAGTCGGCAGCCATGTGCTGGGTGTGGGCTTTTCCAGTGATGTAGTGGGCAATGCTGCTGCCTTGGATGTCTATAAATTCCTGAAACTGGAAGTGGATGGCCGTACCCTATTGGATTGGCTGCTGGCTGACGATCCAGCAGCCATGCAGGCACTCAGCAGCGATGAATCCAAAGCGCACGAATGGCAGTCTGCGTTTATCAGCCTGACCCAGGCGCGTGACGATGAGGTCGCAAGCCATGCATTGGCCAAGCAGATGTATTGGTTGACGGGCGAGGACTTGGCCGACGATGCTCAGTATCATTTATTGGCGCCTCTGTATCCTACATCTTTCGTACAGGCAGTGCACGACACGGTACAAGAAGATAGATTCGGCGAAGCAACCAAGGCAGCGCGTGCAGCGCGTCGTGCTGGCCAGGAACACGAAGGGGTATTGCGGGAATATCCTGCATTGGCGGTTCGTAAACTGGGCGGCACGAAACCTCAAAATATCTCGCAGCTGACCAGCGAAAGAGGCGGCATTAGCTATCTGCTGGGCTCTCTACCCCCCGTTTGGAACGACAATCTGCCCCGGCAGCTCTGGGGCGTCACATCAGTTTTTGGCCCTGTCTTGATGCGGTACGGCAGTACCAGAATCAGTGTGCGCGCCTTGCTGGAATTCTTGAAGAAAGATCCCCCATCTAATGTGCAAACCCGCAGTCGGGTAGATGCTTATGTGGGCGATCTGATCGATGATCTGGTGTCGATGGCGGGGGAATGCCAGCGACGCCTGCCCGCAGGGTGGACAGCAGATGCGCGCTGTGTGCTGGCTCGTGAAGAACAGCTTTGGCTGGACCCAGGGCGGGCTAAGGAAAACGGTGACTTTCGTAGTGAATGGCTATTCATGGATTGGCCTGCGCAAATCGGCCATCGGTTTGCTAACTGGCTGAATGGGCGTTTGCACGAGCACTTTCCCAGCGTCGGCGATGTTGAGCATCGCTACTGGAAAAAAGAATTGTTGGTGGATGAGTCTGGTTGGGCGGCTGCGTTGCATGAATTGCGAGGCGATCTGGATGCGCCCCGATATATACCGACAAGACGGGGGAAGGAATGA
- the csy2 gene encoding type I-F CRISPR-associated protein Csy2 → MSQKNIDPDGLLILPRLRIQNANAISSPLTHGFPSMTAFLGFMWALGRKLAAAGIPLKPEKIGVICHRHQEQVADGYVKTFHLTRNPLGKDGSTAAIVEEGRIHLEVTLVLQVSAIMQPDEGHVLFQSDQAPLGRMAWDIRDLVGLMRIAGGAVLPPKPAPGIRVAPELLAWPDDADGRSRTFRRLRRGWLPGFALVSRDDLLKQRLRQLQQQDPQATTLDAWLDLSRFNYRSRKESKGGKDQIIWAHDRPAGAGWIVPIPVGYGALSDLHEGGQVAHARDSNTPFRFVESVYSMGQWISPHRLQNVRELLWWGECQEGGVYRCCNAYVPPLPMDGESQELLSDPPMEAEAV, encoded by the coding sequence ATGAGCCAGAAAAATATTGATCCCGATGGGCTGCTGATTCTGCCACGTCTACGCATTCAGAATGCCAATGCCATTTCCAGCCCTTTGACGCATGGTTTTCCGTCCATGACAGCTTTTCTAGGTTTCATGTGGGCTTTGGGTCGCAAGCTGGCAGCAGCTGGGATCCCATTGAAGCCAGAAAAAATTGGCGTCATTTGTCATCGGCACCAGGAACAAGTTGCCGATGGCTATGTCAAGACCTTCCATCTGACTCGAAATCCGCTTGGCAAGGATGGCAGCACTGCTGCCATTGTCGAAGAAGGTCGCATTCATCTGGAAGTGACACTGGTGCTTCAGGTTAGTGCGATCATGCAGCCGGATGAGGGCCATGTTCTTTTCCAAAGTGATCAGGCGCCCTTGGGAAGGATGGCCTGGGATATTCGAGATTTAGTGGGCTTGATGCGTATTGCTGGCGGAGCGGTATTGCCGCCTAAGCCTGCCCCTGGGATTCGCGTAGCACCTGAGCTGCTTGCCTGGCCGGATGATGCTGATGGCCGAAGCAGAACTTTCCGACGGCTACGGCGTGGCTGGCTGCCGGGGTTTGCTTTAGTCAGCCGGGATGATCTATTGAAACAGCGCTTGAGGCAACTGCAACAACAGGACCCTCAGGCGACGACATTGGATGCCTGGCTGGATCTATCTCGATTCAATTACCGTAGTCGGAAAGAATCAAAAGGCGGAAAAGACCAGATTATCTGGGCGCATGACCGGCCTGCTGGGGCAGGCTGGATTGTGCCGATTCCGGTTGGCTATGGTGCGCTATCTGATCTGCATGAAGGCGGACAGGTAGCTCATGCGCGTGACTCAAATACCCCATTTCGTTTTGTTGAAAGCGTGTATTCGATGGGTCAGTGGATCAGTCCGCATCGCCTGCAGAACGTACGGGAACTATTGTGGTGGGGGGAATGCCAGGAAGGGGGCGTGTATCGTTGTTGCAATGCTTATGTCCCTCCTTTGCCTATGGATGGGGAGTCCCAGGAATTGTTAAGCGATCCGCCGATGGAGGCGGAAGCTGTTTGA
- the cas6f gene encoding type I-F CRISPR-associated endoribonuclease Cas6/Csy4: MSTHYVDIELLPDPEFSQTHLLSALYSKLHRALATLSAQGVGVSFPNYSMQPRSLGQIMRLHGSLAELNVLLGTDWLRGMRDHVALGAVSVVPSGIEHRRLLRRQFKTNADRLRRRRMQRKGETYQQAAQAIPDSVEQQPRLPYVQMRSSSTGRVFCLFLDLSEPEKQASGGVFNAYGLSQEATVPWF, encoded by the coding sequence ATGAGCACTCACTATGTCGATATTGAGCTGTTGCCCGATCCAGAATTTAGCCAGACGCACTTGTTGAGCGCGCTGTATTCCAAGCTGCATCGTGCGTTGGCCACCTTGAGTGCGCAAGGAGTTGGGGTCAGCTTTCCAAACTACAGCATGCAGCCGCGCTCCTTGGGTCAAATCATGCGGCTGCATGGCAGCCTGGCAGAGCTGAATGTTTTGCTAGGTACGGATTGGTTGCGTGGGATGCGTGATCATGTGGCGCTAGGGGCAGTGTCTGTCGTGCCCTCTGGTATCGAGCATCGTAGACTGTTGCGTCGTCAGTTCAAAACAAATGCTGACCGATTGCGTCGACGGCGGATGCAGCGGAAGGGAGAAACCTATCAGCAAGCAGCCCAGGCCATCCCCGATAGCGTGGAGCAGCAGCCAAGACTGCCCTATGTGCAGATGCGTAGTTCTAGTACAGGGCGTGTGTTTTGTCTGTTTCTGGACTTGAGTGAACCAGAGAAGCAGGCATCTGGTGGAGTTTTCAATGCTTATGGATTAAGCCAGGAAGCGACGGTTCCGTGGTTTTAA